TGCGCCGGAATGACGCCCTGTGGTGCTTCGGTCGAATCCACGATGTTCTGCCTCCTCGCAGCACGGCCGGGCCCGCCGCCTGCGGCCGACCCGGCACGCAGGTCACGCAATCACCGGTCGCGGCGGACGGCATGGCCACGGAGCGACCGTTGGGCCGTTGGGCCGAGCATCTTCGTCCCATCGGACGAGCGGCCCGACCGGTCAGCCGAGCCGCGCGAGGAGACGGTCGCCGACCCGCAGCGCGTTGGCGATGGCCGTCAGGGACGGGTTGACCGCGCCGACGCTCGGGAAGAAGCTCGTGTCGACGACGTAGAGATTGTCCAGGTCGTGGGCCTTGCAGTTGACGTCCAGCGCGGAGGAAGCCGGGTCGGTTCAGAAACGGACGGTGCCCGCCTGATGCGCCGTCGCGCCGATCGGCATGCCCTTGTGCAGGTAGATGCTGCGGGACAACAGCCGGTGTTCATGCATGCCCTAATGGCCGACCGCCACGACCCGCTCAGGTGTCGGATGGGCCAGTGCACCCCGCGGGTTCGTCTCGCCCTCCGTTACGCCGCGTCCCGCAGCCGCATGTGGAACACCCGCGAACTCGCGCTCGCCCATGCGCGTGCCGGCCGGACCAGGACCGGCCCACGTCACGGGGAATCCCACGGAGTGAGCCCCCATCGCAGGACATGGGTGTCACCCGGCTCGAGAACCGTCAGATCGGTGCCGCTGCGGAGCGCGTCCGCCGGACAGGACATGGGCTCCACGGCCACGCCCCGGCGTCTGCGTTCGGGCTCGGCCAGCGTGTCACCCGTGTACACCTGGACGTAGCGGGTGCCGTCGCCGAGCCACAGATCGACGCCTCGCAGTCCGGAAGGATGGGCCAGCCTGACGACCGTCCGGCCGCGCGCGTCGCGGTCGAGGCCGGTGAAGGCGGTGTCCAGCCGCAGGTCGCCAATGGGGCGGGCAGCGCGGAAGTCGTACACGGTTCCCTCCACCGGCTCCTGACCGACAGGCAGACCCCGCTCGTCGGTGAGCAGCCGGTACCCGGCCGGAACGGTCAGCAGGGCGGTGTCGACGAGGTCGGTGCCGACCGTCAGATACGGATGCTGTCCCACTGCGCAAGGAGCGCGGACCGTACCGGAGTTGGTGGCGAAGACGGAGACTTCCAAGCCTTCGGGACCGAGCCGGTACTCCGCACGGACCTCGAGGAGGAAGGGATAACCCGGCTGCGGGCACAGTGTGGTGCCGATCCTGAGCGAGTCCTCACTGTGGGCAAGCAGCTTCCACAAGGTCCACCGCAGCAGACCGTGGATGGCGTTGTGCTCCTCCGGTTCCGTCAACGGGAGTTGCAGGTCGTGGCCGTCGAAGCGGTAGCGTCCGTCGGCCACACGGTTCGGCCAGGGGACAAGGAGCTGTCCTCGCCCTCCTGTGATGGCCGAGTCGCTGGTGAACCCGTCGAGCAGGGGCCGGTCGTTCACGACGTACTCGCGCAACGCGCCGCCCAGTTGGACGATGGAAGCCCGTTGCCCACCATGGCGCAACTGCCACTGGTCGCCCGTCGGACCGGCGGAGACAAGCCGCTCCTCACGTCGTGCGGAGCGCTCGATGAGCGGCCCTGGCGGCAGGTCGTCCACAGCGTCTTCTCCGCGCATCAGCGAAAGCACCGACGCGGCCACGGCCTCCGGGGACTGGTCGATCTCGACCACCAACGGATGTTCATCGGCCACCGGCTCCTGTAGTTCGGCGAACTGACTGTCCAGCAGACCTGCCGGGAAGAAGTGGCCGTGCCGGGCGGCCAGCCGTGAGCGGATCAGATCGTGCGACCCGTGCAGGTACACCAGACGCACGCCAGGGCGCCCCGCCAAAAGGCGGTCCCGGTAGACACGCTTGAGCGCGGAACAGGTCACCACAGCCGACCGGCCGGCGACGATCTCACGGTCCATCCAGGCACCGATGGCTTCGAGCCAGGGCTCTCGGTCGCTGTCCGTGAGGGCGTGGCCGGCGGCCATTTTGGCGCGGTTGGCCTCGGAGTGGAACTCGTCCGCGTCCCGATACGGCCGGCCCAGCCGCTGCGCCACGAGCCGCGCCACCGTCGTCTTGCCCGACCCGGCGACGCCGACGATGAGCAGCACGTCCGGCGGCGGCCCTGCCACTGTCTCGCTCGCCACGGCCGTCGAGGTCCCGGACCTCAGTCCGGCATCGGACCAGGGGCTACGCACAGCGCCCAGATGACGAAGGCGTCGAGGGCGATGAAGAGCAGCGCCCACCACGGGTTGTAGGGCAGCCACATGAAGTTCGCGATCATGCTGAGACCCGCCAGCACCACGCCGACGACCCTGGCCCACGTGGCGCCCTTGAGCAGGGCGAAGCCGGCGCAGGCGATCACGATGCCCAGTATGAGGTGGATCCAGCCCCATCCGGTGAGATCGAGCTCGTAGACGTAGTTGCGGGTGCTGAAGAACACGTCGTCCTCGGCGATGGCCGAGATACCGGCGAGCAGCGTCATGATGCCGCTGAAGATCATCATCACGGAGGCGAACACGAGCCAGCCGCTGCCGTGCGTTGCCCTGGCCGGGCCGGCTTCTCTCACATTGGTTGTCATGACAGGTTCCTCCCTGTCGTGGGCTGCCCGTCGACGTTTCCGCGCGACGAGTCCGATACATCCAATCTGAACCTCCACGTCCTCCGGCGCACATCGGCAGCGCGGACCCGGAGGAGCCCTGCTCCCGAAGCAGCGCAGGAAGGCACTGCGGGACACCCCCGCAGCCGCGGCCAAGTCAATGACGGTGACGTAGTCGAAGCCCTCGCGGCGGAACAGCTCGAAGGCCACATGGGCCAGACGTCTCGGGACGAGCGACCGTCACCCACCTCGACCGTTCGACAACCTCCCGGAGCACCCCCGCCGGCATGCATCGACAGCCCCGCACACCAGCGGGCCAGATCCTCGTTTTCCGGTCCCGGGAACGGTTCTGACTCCCGACTCACGACAGATTCCCTGCTCGCCGCCCGCCCCGGGAATCAACTCGGTTTGCTTCATTGACATCTCCCTCAGAAGTCCTAGCGTTGGGAGCGCTCCCATAACAGCCTTGCAACTGGAAGGAGTCCCCCCCACATGCGCACACAGAGTCCGTTACCCGGGCGTTCGCGATCACCCCTCCGCCGGCCTCTCCAGGCGCTCGTCATGCTGTTCGCCCTGGTCGTCGGCGCACTCACCTGGTCGACCCCCGCCCAGGCCCACGGCACCATCGTCGACCCCGCCTCCCGCGCGTACCAGTGCTGGAAGACGTGGGGCAGCAACCACACGAACCCGGCCATGCAGACCGAAGACCCCATGTGCTGGCAGGCCTTCCAGGCCAACGCCGACACCATGTGGAACTGGATGAGCGCGCTTCGCGACGGCCTCGGTGGCCAGTTCGAGGCGCGGACCCCCGACGGGACGCTCTGCAGCAACAACCTCTCCAGGAACGCCAGCCTGGACAAGCCCGGACCGTGGAAGACCACCACCGTCAGCAACAACTTCTCGGTCCACCTGTACGACCAGGCGTCCCACGGGGCGGACTACCTCAAGGTCTACGTGAGCAAGCAGGGCTTCAACCCCCAGACCCAGACCCTGGGTTGGAGCAACCTCGACTTCATCACGCAGACCGGCCGCTTCGCCCCGGCGAAGGACATCACGTTCCCCGTCCAGACGTCCGGCTACACCGGGCACCACATCCTGTTCGTGATCTGGCAGGCCTCGCACCTGGACCAGGCCTACATGTGGTGCAGCGACGTGAACTTCGGCTGATCCGGCCAGCGCCGCACACGGCACCGGCCTCTGCCGGGCGCCGGTAACCCGCCGCTCGGCCGACCGAACTCCGCCGGGGCAGGAGACCCATCTGGTCACCCTGCCCCGACGGGGCTTCCTGCGCTCTTGCCTCCCGGACGCGGACCGGGACAGGTTCGTCTCTGGCAACGAGCAGAACGCCGTCACATCCAGGGTGGTCATCACGACGGCGAAAGACCGCGTGCTGTGGTGCAGCCGGGCCCGTCCCGCAAGCTGCGCGGACGTCAACCACGCCCACCACGCGGCAGTGCGACCGGCGATATAGCCGAAGATCACCCGTAGTTGTGCTCCATGCCACCGCTGGTGCGCTGATCGCCGGGCATCGTTTCGCCGAACATGGTCAAGGAGGCACCCAACAACTCGCACCGCCTGCCGCGCGCCCCTGGCTCAGGGCACGAGGAGCGCCTTGATGGCGCGTCGTTCGTCCATGGCCTGGTAGGCGTCGGCGACCTGTTCGAGCGGCAGGGTGAGGTCGAAAACCTTGCCCGGGTTGATGCGGCCGGAGAGTACGCGGTCGATCAGGTCAGGCAGGAACGCACGGACGGGGGCGGGGCCGCCGCGCAGGCCGACGTGGGAGTAGAACAGCTCCTGGCCGTCGACCGCCACGTCATGGGGGACGCCGACAAAGCCGACGTTGCCGCCGGGCCGTGTCGAGCGCAACGCCTGCTGCATGGACTCCGGCGTGCCTACGCATTCCAGGACCCGGTCGGCGCCGATCCCGCCGGTCATCTCCTTGATGCGGGCGATGCCCTCTTCCCCGCGCTCGGCGACGATGTCGGTGGCCCCGAACTCGCGGGCCAGCTTCTGTCGGGCCTCGTGCCGGGACATGGCGATGATCCGCTCGGCGCCCAGTTCCTTGGCGGCGATGACCGCGCACAGGCCGACCGCGCCGTCGCCGACCACCGCGACCGTATCGCCGGGCCGCACCTCGGCGGCGACGGCCGCGTACCAGCCGGTGCCCATCACGTCGGAGCAGGCCAGCAGGCTGGGAATGTACTGCTCGGCGGGCTGGTCGGGCGTGGCGACGAGAGTGCCGTCCGCGAGGGGGATGCGGATCTTCTCGGCCTGGCAGCCCTCGGCACCGACGAACTCGCGGTGCAGGCAGTTGGTTTGGTAGCCGTTGCGACAGTTCGCGCAGGTGTTGTCGGAGGCGAAGAACGAGCCGATGACGAACTGCCCCGGCTTGACGGCAGTCACCTCGCTGCCGACTTCCTCGACGATGCCGACGTACTCGTGACCGAACGGGGTTGGCTGCTCGACCGGGTTGATGCCGCGGTAGTCCCACAGGTCCGAGCCGCACACACAGGTCGCGGCGGTACGAATGACCGCGTCGGTCGGGTTGATGATCGTCGGGTGGACACGCTCCTCGAAGCGCACGTCCCCGGGAGCGTGGAGAACGGCTCCGCGCATGATGATGCTCCTCACGGGTTGCCGGGGTTCGGGTCAGCGGCGGGGGCTGGTACGCGGGCCGCCGTACTCGTCATCGCCGACGTGTTCGAGCCAGTCGACCTCGTCGGTCTCCCACAGCGCAATGTGCGTCATGAAGTGGTCCGGGGCGGCGCCGTGCCAGTGCTCCTCGCCCGGCGGCGTCCAGATCACGTCGCCCGGACGGGCTTCGAGGATCTCGCCACCGCGGGACTGGATCAGGGCGATGCCCTCGACGATATAGAGGGTCTGGCCCAGGCCATGGCTGTGCCAGGCGGTCCGGGCACCGGGCGCGAATCGCACGGCGTTGGCGCGGGCGCGGGAGGGTTCTTCACCCCGGTAGATCACATCCGCCCAGGCATCGCCGGTGAACCACTGGGCGGGCAGCTTCATCGTCGGCTGCTTGTTCAACAATTCCATGAGCGGTGCTCCTCTTCGCGGACTCGCGGTCAGGCTGCGGTCTGCTCGTCTGCGATCTCCTTGAGCAGGGTGATCGCGGTCATGGCGTTCGGCCAGCCGGCGTAGAAGGCGAGGTGCGTGATTGCCTCGGACAGCTCCTCCACACTCAGCCCGTTCTCCAGCGCCACACGAAGGTGGTAGCCGAGCTGCTCGCCGCGGTACAGCGCGGCCAGCACGCTCACGGTGACGAGGCTGCGATCCCGCGGGGAGAGCCCGGGCCGCTCCCAGACGTCGCCGAAGAGGACCTCATTGGTGACCTCGACGAGCTTGGGCGCGATTCCGGCCAGTTCCTGGGGTGCGGACTGCTTCGCCATAAGACGACTCCTTCGCTCACAAACGTTGTGGAAGCGGGCCCTGCAAGCCTGTGGTCAGGTGCCCGACCCGGCAGCACAGCCCGAAACCTCTCGTCCGGGCCCGCCGGCAGCCGCCGCAGCGGCCACTACCGAGGTAACCGCAGGTCACGCGCGTGTGGAAGGTACGGCTGTTCCAGGTACTGACAGAACCCCCCTCGTCCGCACCCGCCCGCCTAGCCTGGAACACGTGAGTACCGAGAGCGACATCCGCGAATTCCTGGCCTCTCGCCGCGCCAAGATCACCCCGCAGCAGGCCGGACTTCCCGCCTACGGCGGCAATCGGCGTGTGCCCGGTCTACGCCGCGAGGAAGTCGCAATGCTCGCCGGCGTCAGCGTCGACTACTACGTTCGCCTCGAACGCGGCCACCTCGCCGGTGCCTCCGAGGAGGTCCTCGACGCCGTCGCGAACGCCCTGCAGCTCGACGAGGCCGAACGCGCTCACCTCTACGACCTGGCCCGCGCCGTCGCCAGACGTCCCTTCCGCCGTACCAAACGCACTCGAGGTCCACTCCCGGACAGCGTCCTGCGCGTCCTGGACTCCATGACCGACTCCCCGGCCTTCATCCGCAACGGCCGCCTCGACATCCTCGCGATCAACCACCTCGGCCGCGCCCTGTACGCACCGCTGTTCACCGATGACGCCCCGCGCCCGGTCAACGTCGCGCGCTTCCAGTTCCTGGATCCGCACGGCCGTGACTTCTTTCCGGACTGGGAGCAGTCCGTGAACACAACCGTCTCGCTGCTGCGCACCGAGGCCGGACGGGCTCCAGGTGACAGCGATCTGACCGGACTGATCGGTGAACTCGTCACCCGCAGCGAGGAGTTCCGCACCGCGTGGGCCAAGCACAACGTGCGCCTGCACCACACCGGCAGCAAGTCGTTCCGTCACCCGGCCGTCGGCGAGATCACCCTGGACTTCGACGCCATGGAACTGCCCGCACAGCCCGGCCTGACCCTGACCGCGTACAGCGCCGGCCCGCACACCCCGGCCTACGACGCGCTGCAGCTGCTGGCGGCCTGGGCCGCCACTGAGGCACCCTCCGCTGCCGTCGACCGCTCGACCAGCCGCTGAACAACGGCCTCGGTGACAGATCCTCGATCGCCGCGAGGAGGCACCACAGCGCGCACTCGTACCTCGGCCAGGTCCTTGAGGCCTCGGCCATCGGGCTGGGCTGCCTGCATATCTCCCCGAGTTGCGGCGGGCCCCAACCCCGGCAATCGGCAATCGGCAATCGGCAGGACATGATCGCCCTGATCCGTAGCGCCGTCGACCGGGGCATCACAACGCACCTCTTTCGGGCTCGTCAGTCGCACGAAGCAGACCAAGCGGTCACTGGCACCTCTGCCGAACTCAAGACCCTGGTGAGCGATGCGGCGAATTAACCCCGCAACACACCTTGCTTCACGGCGCCATCAGCCGCGAACATCCATGAAACGATTCAGCAAGGAGATGTCATGCTCCGCAAACGCCCACTACTGCTCATGCTCCTGAAAGGTCTTGTCATGTGTGCCGTGGTCGCGGCCGCGTCGATCCTGCCCACGTCCGTATCCCCCGCCGCGTCGGCTCCCCCATCGGACGAGCCGTTCTCCGTGAAGGCTCTGACTGCCAACGGCCGGGTGAACCCGCTGGGCATCGGTGGTGAGGACCCCGTCCTCGGCTGGCAGTTGGCATCGGCCCGGCGGGGCACATCGCAGACGGCCTACGAGATCCAGGTCGGGCGCAGACCGGGCGCGGCCGATGTGTGGTCGTCCCGCCGGGTGGCGTCCGACCGCCAGGTCGGCGTGCGGTACGGCGGGCCTGCCCTGGACGCGGGCACCCGTTACTACTGGCGTGTGCGGGCCTGGGACGACAAGGGAACCGCGAGTCCATGGAGCGCGACCGCGTACTTCGAGACCGGCCTGCTGGACTCCGCCGACTGGGACGGCGCCCAGTGGATCACTCGCCCCGCGACTCCGAGCGAACTGGACAACTGGACGGACTACACCGCCACGGTCGAGTTCAAGCTGGACAGCGCGGCTTTCGGCATGTTCCTGCGTGCCTCGGATGTGAGCAACGGATACATGTGGCAGTTCAACGTCACGGGCCCGACACCGATGTTGAGACTGCACAAGCAGGTCAACGGCAACTACACCCTGGTCCAGGAGGTGGAGCTCGCGCCCTACGGCTTCACCGACGCGAGTCTCCTCGCCGACCGCCACACCGTCCGCTACGACGTGGCGGGGACCACCATCAAGACGACCCTCGACGGCAAGCTGGTCAGCACCTTCACCGACGCCACGTTCGCGAAGGGCTACATAGGTTTCCGCACCCACGCCTGCTGCGGCGAACGCGGAACCGTCTACGACGCCGTTGTCACCGGCGCCGACGGCGACACGCTGTTGGACACCGACTTCACGTCCGGCCGGAACCCGTTCACCGGCGGTGAGATCGTCGACTCGGCCCTCACCGTGTCCGGTACCACGGACGCCCTCTACGCCCCCGCGTCCCGGCCGCAGCCGCTGCTGCGCAAGGGCTTCACGACCAGGTCCGGCAAGAAGATCGCCTCCGCGCGCGTCTACGCGTCCGCACTCGGCCTCTACGAGCTGGAGCTCAACGGCAAGACGGTCGGCGACCAGGTACTCGCCCCAGGCTGGACCAACTACCACAAGCGCATCCAGTCCCAGACCTACGACGTCACGGAGCTACTCGACAGCGGCGCCAACGTGATCGGCGCTTCCCTGGCGGACGGCTGGTGGGGCGGCAAGATCGGGATCGGCTGGAGCCACCAGTACGGGGACACCCCCGCTCTCGTGGCGAAGATGCGCATCACCTACACCGACGGCTCCGTCCAGTGGATCGCCACGGACGATTCATGGAAAGCGTCGGACGGCCCCTACGTGAAGGCCGACTTGCAGGACGGCGAGACGTACGACGCTCGTCTGGAGCCGGCTGGCTGGAGCCGGCCAGGATTCGACGACGCGAAGTGGGAGCCCGCCGCGAGCCTGGACTCGCAGACCGCCCTCCTCGTGCCGCAGAGCGACGAGCCGGTGCGCCGGACCCAGGTACTCCAGGCCCGGAAGATGACCGAGCCCACCGCCGGGACCTATGTATACGACCTCGGTCAGAACATGGTCGGCGTGTCCCGACTCAAGCTGACCGGCTCAGCCGGCCAGACAGTCAAGATCCGCTACGCGGAAGTGCTCAACAAGAACGGCACCCTCTACACCGACAACTTCCGCAGCGCCAAGGTCACCGACCGCTACACCTTCGCCCAGACCGGAACAGTCACCTACGAACCCACCTTCACCCAGCACGGGTTCCGCTACATCGAGATCACCGGGGTGAACGAACCCCCCGCTCTCCTGGACGTCAAGGGCGTCGTCTGGGGGTCCGACCTCCCCGCCACCGGCACGCTGAAGACCTCGGACGGCATGCTCAACCAACTGGTGAGCAACATCTCCTGGAGCCAGCGCGGCAACTTCCTCTCCATCCCCACCGACACCCCGGCCCGCGACGAACGTCTGGGATGGACAGGCGACATCAGCCTGTTCGCGCCGACGGCCAACTACCTGGTCGACACCCGCGCGTTCCTGTCCCACTGGATGGCGGACGTACGCAACTCCCAGTACGCCAACGGCGACTTGCCGGCGGTCGTACCGACCCCTCAGGGCCAGTTCGCCGACAGCGGTGTCGGATGGTCCGACGTGATGATCACGGTGCCGTACCAGGTGTGGCGTTCCTATGACGACACCCGCATCCTGCGCGAGAACTACCCCGCCATGCAGAAGTTCTTCCAGTTCGTGCGCAACAGCGCCGGACCGGACCTGCTCGAGCCCGGCCGCACCACCTTCTTCACCGACGACTGGCTGAACCTGGACGACCCGACCGAGCAGGGCATCATGGGCACGGCCTACTACGCCGAGAACGCCCGCATGATGGCGGAGACGGCCAAGGCCCTGGGCGATGACGCGGCGGCGTCCGACTACGGCAAGCTCTCCGCCGACATCCGGGACGCCTTCACCAAGGCCTATGTCGCAGCCGACGGCACCGTCAAGGGCAACTCTCAAACCGGGTACGCGATGGCCCTCGCCATGAACCTGGTCTCGGATCCGGCACTGGTCGACAAGGTCGGGGAGAAGTTCGTGGCCAAACTGGCGCTCACCGACTACCACCTGCGGACCGGCTTCATCGGCACGCCGCTGCTGCTGCCCGCACTGAGCAGGATCGGCCGCGACGACCTGGCCTACAAGATGCTGCTGCACAAGGACTACCCGTCCTGGGGGTACGAGGTCGCCAACGGTGCCACCACCGTGTGGGAGCGCTGGAACTCGATCATGCCCAACGGCGACTTCGGCCCGGTCGACATGAACTCCTTCAACCACTATGCCTACGGTGCCGTGGGTGACTGGATGTTCCAGAACATCGGTGGCATCTCCGCGCTCGAGCCCGGCTACAAGCGCTCCCGGATCGCACCGGTACCCGGCGACAACCTGACGCACGGGACTGGAAGCCTCACCACCGTCTACGGCCGCCTGTCATCGAAGTGGAGCACCCACGACGGCGCCATCAACCTCAAGGTGATCGTCCCGGTCAACACCGTCGCGGAGGTCCATGTGCCGGCGAACAGCCCCGCAGCGGTCACCGAGGGCGGCCGGCCGGCCGACGCCACCAAGTCAGTCCGCTTCCTGCGCATGGAGAAGGGGGCCGCCGTCTTCGAGATCGGCTCGGGGTCCTACGACTTCCGCGTCGACACCGTCCGCGGAGAGGGCGGGTAGGCCCAGAAAGCCGCGTGACGTGATGGCGGGCCCGGACGCGCCGGGTCCGCCGACGGCGATCGAACAGCCAGGCACGGCAGCTCCGGACCTCCGTCAAGGTCACCTGGACCGCCTGGTGCTCTGACCGCGATGGTTCGCCGGATTGGCGGGGACACGCGCTGCTCTGCCAGCGGCAGAACACCGGCCGGACCGGGCTCGACGATCGCTACAGTCCCGTCTCATGACGACGATTACGACGCGTACGGTCGAGTATCCGGCCGACGGTCTGACGATGATCGGGCACCTCGCGCTCCCGGCCGGTGTCGACCGCCGGCCCGCGGTGCTGCTCGGGCCAGAGGGCACGGGGCTCAGCGACGTCGAGCGTCGCCGGGCCGATGCTCTCGCCGAACTGGGATACATAGCGCTGGCCTTCGACATCCATGGCGGGCGCTATGTGAGCGATCCCGAGGAGATGCTGGCCCGTTGCCTGCCGTTGCTCGCTGATCCCGACCGGATGCGGGGCATCGGCCATGCGGCGCTCGACGTGCTGCGCGCCGAACCGCGGACCGACCGCGACCGGATCGCCGCCGTCGGCTACGGCACCGGAGGCATCATCGGGCTGGAACTCGGGCGCGACGGCGTCGACCTGCGCGCGATCGGCACGGTCAACGGACTGACCACGGGCCGACCGGGCGAGGCAGCGCGCATTCGCTGCCCGGTGTGGGCCGGGGTCGGGTCGGAGGACCCGATCATGCCGCCCGCGCAACGGAACGCGTTCACCGCCGAGATGCAGGCCGCGGGCGTCGACTGGCGCCTCACGGTCTACGGCGGCGCCCTGCACGCCTTCCACCACCCGTCGGTCGACCACCCCACGCTCCCCGGCGTCGGCTACCACCCGCAGCACGCGCAGCGAGCCTGGCGCGACGTCGTCGACCTGCTCGCCGAGTGCCTGCCCGTGACGGAAGATCTGCGGGCCTGATCCGGGCAAACGGCCTGGCGCCGGGCCTGGCCCGCGTCGGGCACTTGAGACCGCCAACCAGGCCGCTTCCTGACGGGCCTGAAAAAGTTGCCGACTGCTGTCGATCCGGCCACGTCCCGTTCGACGTCATGATGTGCGGCGCCTCGCCACACGATGATGCGACAGGACCTGAAGAGGAAACAGTGGATCAACTGCTGAGAGTCATGAACTTCAACGTCTCGAGTGACGGAATCGGTGCCGGTGAGCACCAGAGTCTCGAGCGGCCGTTCGGCCTCGACCATCCCGAGAGGCTGTTCGCCTGGGCCGGAGCCACGGCAAGCTGGCCCATGCGCACGGATGCCGGGGGGAGCCGGGGCCTCGACGACTACTTCACACGAGACTTCGCACGCGACATCGGTGCCGAGATCATGGGCCGCAACAAGTTCGGGCCCGAGCGCGGTCCTTGGAATGACCATGAGTGGCGCGGCTGGTGGGGGGAGGAGCCCCCGTTCCGTACCCCGGTGTTCGTCATGACCCACCACAAGCGTCCGTCGTTCACGCTCTCCGACACCACGTTCCACTTCGTCGACGGCGACCCGGCAACGGTCCTCGCACGGGCGCGGGAAGCGGCTCAGGGCAAGGACGTCCGCCTCGGCGGCGGGGTCACCACCATCCGGCAGTTCCTTGATGCCGACCTCGTCGACACCATGCACGTGGCGGTCTCTCCGGTAAAACTCGGGTCCGGACTACGCCTGTGGGACTCCCCCGATGAACTGCTCGACCGGTTCCACCTGGAGGTCGTGCCCAGCCCGAGCGGTGTGACGCATCATCTGTTCTGGCGAAGGTGACGCGAGGGCGGCCCACTCGAGTTCAGGCTGCGACGGCGAATCCAGTGACGCCCACGCCGACTCGCTCGACGACCCCGGCGAGGTCGACCACGCTCAGTACGTCGACCTCGCCGCACTCCACGAACGCACTGCTTTCGGGATCATGACTGTGCAGAGAAGGCGGGACTTTGCGGGCTGCCGGTCGTTCACAGCCCCAGTAGGCGGTCGGCGTTGCCGTGGGCGATGCGTGCGAGGTCGGCCGGTGCGTACGGTGCGGAGCGCAGGAACCCGACTGCCTCGGCGCTGGACTCGAAGGGGTAGTCGATG
Above is a window of Streptomyces sp. NBC_00490 DNA encoding:
- a CDS encoding (R)-mandelonitrile lyase, which codes for MELLNKQPTMKLPAQWFTGDAWADVIYRGEEPSRARANAVRFAPGARTAWHSHGLGQTLYIVEGIALIQSRGGEILEARPGDVIWTPPGEEHWHGAAPDHFMTHIALWETDEVDWLEHVGDDEYGGPRTSPRR
- a CDS encoding lytic polysaccharide monooxygenase auxiliary activity family 9 protein, giving the protein MLFALVVGALTWSTPAQAHGTIVDPASRAYQCWKTWGSNHTNPAMQTEDPMCWQAFQANADTMWNWMSALRDGLGGQFEARTPDGTLCSNNLSRNASLDKPGPWKTTTVSNNFSVHLYDQASHGADYLKVYVSKQGFNPQTQTLGWSNLDFITQTGRFAPAKDITFPVQTSGYTGHHILFVIWQASHLDQAYMWCSDVNFG
- a CDS encoding gluconokinase, GntK/IdnK-type encodes the protein MASETVAGPPPDVLLIVGVAGSGKTTVARLVAQRLGRPYRDADEFHSEANRAKMAAGHALTDSDREPWLEAIGAWMDREIVAGRSAVVTCSALKRVYRDRLLAGRPGVRLVYLHGSHDLIRSRLAARHGHFFPAGLLDSQFAELQEPVADEHPLVVEIDQSPEAVAASVLSLMRGEDAVDDLPPGPLIERSARREERLVSAGPTGDQWQLRHGGQRASIVQLGGALREYVVNDRPLLDGFTSDSAITGGRGQLLVPWPNRVADGRYRFDGHDLQLPLTEPEEHNAIHGLLRWTLWKLLAHSEDSLRIGTTLCPQPGYPFLLEVRAEYRLGPEGLEVSVFATNSGTVRAPCAVGQHPYLTVGTDLVDTALLTVPAGYRLLTDERGLPVGQEPVEGTVYDFRAARPIGDLRLDTAFTGLDRDARGRTVVRLAHPSGLRGVDLWLGDGTRYVQVYTGDTLAEPERRRRGVAVEPMSCPADALRSGTDLTVLEPGDTHVLRWGLTPWDSP
- a CDS encoding DUF7144 family membrane protein — protein: MTTNVREAGPARATHGSGWLVFASVMMIFSGIMTLLAGISAIAEDDVFFSTRNYVYELDLTGWGWIHLILGIVIACAGFALLKGATWARVVGVVLAGLSMIANFMWLPYNPWWALLFIALDAFVIWALCVAPGPMPD
- a CDS encoding helix-turn-helix transcriptional regulator yields the protein MSTESDIREFLASRRAKITPQQAGLPAYGGNRRVPGLRREEVAMLAGVSVDYYVRLERGHLAGASEEVLDAVANALQLDEAERAHLYDLARAVARRPFRRTKRTRGPLPDSVLRVLDSMTDSPAFIRNGRLDILAINHLGRALYAPLFTDDAPRPVNVARFQFLDPHGRDFFPDWEQSVNTTVSLLRTEAGRAPGDSDLTGLIGELVTRSEEFRTAWAKHNVRLHHTGSKSFRHPAVGEITLDFDAMELPAQPGLTLTAYSAGPHTPAYDALQLLAAWAATEAPSAAVDRSTSR
- a CDS encoding zinc-dependent alcohol dehydrogenase family protein, with amino-acid sequence MRGAVLHAPGDVRFEERVHPTIINPTDAVIRTAATCVCGSDLWDYRGINPVEQPTPFGHEYVGIVEEVGSEVTAVKPGQFVIGSFFASDNTCANCRNGYQTNCLHREFVGAEGCQAEKIRIPLADGTLVATPDQPAEQYIPSLLACSDVMGTGWYAAVAAEVRPGDTVAVVGDGAVGLCAVIAAKELGAERIIAMSRHEARQKLAREFGATDIVAERGEEGIARIKEMTGGIGADRVLECVGTPESMQQALRSTRPGGNVGFVGVPHDVAVDGQELFYSHVGLRGGPAPVRAFLPDLIDRVLSGRINPGKVFDLTLPLEQVADAYQAMDERRAIKALLVP
- a CDS encoding carboxymuconolactone decarboxylase family protein produces the protein MAKQSAPQELAGIAPKLVEVTNEVLFGDVWERPGLSPRDRSLVTVSVLAALYRGEQLGYHLRVALENGLSVEELSEAITHLAFYAGWPNAMTAITLLKEIADEQTAA